DNA sequence from the Hippea jasoniae genome:
TTATCAGATTTTGCCTGATGGTGTTAAATTACTAAATTCGATAGTTTCTTATCTAAAAGATATACGCTATCAGTCGGTGGAGATTGTTGAGAGTGGTGATCTTGCTAACAAGAGAAGCAGGGTTATAAAGAGCTATTTAGAGGGATTTGATGTTAAAGATGTGGTTTCTGGAATAGGCGAAGATACAGAACATTTAAAGGTGATTGTAGATGAGTGTAAAAATTGATTATAAAAATCCTGTTGAAATTGGCGATGATGTTTTCTGGGTCGGGAGCTATATTCCCGATGATCAATTTCAATGCCATGTTTATCTTATAAGAAATAAAGATGAATCGATTTTAATAGACCCCGGCTCTTTAATAACATTTGACCAGACTAAAAGAAAAATCGAGCAGCTTATAAAACTTGAGGATATAAAATATTTTATCTGCCACCATCAGGATCCAGATATCGTGGCATCTTTGAGTGAGTTTTTTAAGGTTATTGAGCCGCACAATCGCTATGTTGTTACACACTGGCGAGCATGGGCTTTGTTGAAACATTACAACTGGCATGTTAACCTTTATGAAATTGAGGAAAACAACTGGCAGCTTTTAGCTGGCGATAGATTGCTGAAGTTTATATTTACACCGTATATGCACTTTGCAGGTGCTTTTTGTAGTCTCGATGTTAAAACGAAAATTCTATTTTCAAGCGATATCTTTGGCGCGTTTACCAACGGATTTGAGTTGTTTGCAAAAGACAGCGATGATTATTTTACCAAGCTTAGGGCATTTCATGAGCACTATATGCCTGCAAGGGAGATCGTAAACTCAGGGCTTGATAACATAGAAAAGCATAAACCGTTTGAGCTTATAGCACCCCAGCACGGCTCAATTATAAAAAAGGAACTTATAGATAGCATTATTGAAAAACTCAGGGGTTTATCGTGTGGTTTATTTAGAAGATTCAGCACCACAAAAGATGTTGAAAAGCTGATGCTTATAAACGATGCACTGGATAGAATTATAAAGGTTATTGCCTACAATGAGGATTTTTTCGATATACTTGAGTTGTTTAGAAGTATGCTTAAAGATTATTACCATATAGAGACGGTAAAGATTGCAGTAAAATGCCCAAATAGAGATAGTGTTGTTTCTCTGGATCTGGATAAAAAGCGCGTTGCAAGCATTATGTCAACACCTGAGGAGATTAATAGTTTTTTAGAATCGTTAAAAACAATAAAAGAGCGAGAAGTGCTGGATAAAGACTCCTTTGTCCATAAAATATTCGGCCTATCAGCATCAAAGCCTGTATATCAGTTTAAGATTTTTGATAAGAGTCAAAACTGTTTAGGTGTTTGCGGTGTTGTTTTTGACTCACCGATAGAGAAGATTAGGCAGGACTTTGATATTTTAAAACAGTTTGAAATGCCCATATCCATGCTTGTTTTAAGGGAGACAAAGAGGCTGGAGATTGAAGAGATCAATAAAGACCTTTATGCGGCAAGCATAACTGATGAGCTTACAGGACTTTACAATAAGCGGTATTTCAACATTTTTATGCGACATGAATTCAAGAGATGTTTGAGATTTAATATTCCTTTGAGTCTGGTATTTTTTGACATAGATAACTTTAAATCGATAAATGATAGATATGGTCATGTTGCAGGCGATGTTGTTTTAAACAGGGTTGCTGGTATAATTAAGGCATCTATTCGCTCTGTTGATTTGGCTGTGAGGTTTGGTGGGGAGGAGTTTGTTGTTGTTCTTTTGAACACACCAAAGAAAGATGGTGCAAAGATAGCAGAAAGGATAAGAGAAAAGATTGAACAGGAAATATTTAGCGTAGATGATACCAATATCAAATGCACAATCAGCGGAGGAGTGGCAGATATTAAGGAGATTGAGGAAGATAATTATATAAGACTTGTTGATCTGGCAGATTCGAGGTTGTATAAGGCGAAAAATAGCGGTAAAAATAGAATTGTAGAAAATTAGGATAAAAAAAATCATTTTAGGGTTGACAAATCAAAAAAACCATATATAATCCCTTTTTGCTTGGGCTGGCGTAGCTCAATCGGTAGAGCAGCTGACTTGTAATCAGCAGGTTGGGGGTTCAAGTCCCTTCGCCAGCTCCAGTGGAGAGGTTCCCGAGCGGTCAAAGGGAGCAGACTGTAAATCTGCCGGCTTATGCCTTCGGAGGTTCGAATCCTCCCCTCTCCACCATCTAAAAGCTTTATCGAGCGGGAATAGCTCAGTTGGCTAGAGCATCAGCCTTCCAAGCTGAGGGTCGCGGGTTCGAGTCCCGTTTCCCGCTCCATTTTTATTTTAGACGCCCATGTAGCTCAGCCGGTAGAGCACTTCCTTGGTAAGGAAGAGGTCGGCGGTTCGAGCCCGCTCGTGGGCTCCATAAGTTTTTAAAGGAGGCTCTTATGGCAAAGGAAAAATATGTCCGCTCAAAACCACATGTTAATATCGGTACAATCGGCCATGTTGACCACGGAAAAACAACCCTAACAGCAGCCATCACAAAGGTATTGGCTCAGAAGGGAAAAGCAGAGTTCAAAGACTACAACGAAATCGATAACGCACCAGAGGAAAGGGAAAGAGGTGTTACAATCAACACCGCTCATGTTGAGTATGAAACAGACAAACGCCACTATGCACATGTTGACTGCCCAGGGCATGCTGACTACATCAAGAACATGATCACCGGTGCAGCCCAGATGGATGGTGCAATACTTGTTGTATCTGCAGCAG
Encoded proteins:
- a CDS encoding oxygen-binding di-iron domain-containing protein; this translates as MSVKIDYKNPVEIGDDVFWVGSYIPDDQFQCHVYLIRNKDESILIDPGSLITFDQTKRKIEQLIKLEDIKYFICHHQDPDIVASLSEFFKVIEPHNRYVVTHWRAWALLKHYNWHVNLYEIEENNWQLLAGDRLLKFIFTPYMHFAGAFCSLDVKTKILFSSDIFGAFTNGFELFAKDSDDYFTKLRAFHEHYMPAREIVNSGLDNIEKHKPFELIAPQHGSIIKKELIDSIIEKLRGLSCGLFRRFSTTKDVEKLMLINDALDRIIKVIAYNEDFFDILELFRSMLKDYYHIETVKIAVKCPNRDSVVSLDLDKKRVASIMSTPEEINSFLESLKTIKEREVLDKDSFVHKIFGLSASKPVYQFKIFDKSQNCLGVCGVVFDSPIEKIRQDFDILKQFEMPISMLVLRETKRLEIEEINKDLYAASITDELTGLYNKRYFNIFMRHEFKRCLRFNIPLSLVFFDIDNFKSINDRYGHVAGDVVLNRVAGIIKASIRSVDLAVRFGGEEFVVVLLNTPKKDGAKIAERIREKIEQEIFSVDDTNIKCTISGGVADIKEIEEDNYIRLVDLADSRLYKAKNSGKNRIVEN